One window from the genome of Flavobacteriales bacterium encodes:
- a CDS encoding type IX secretion system membrane protein PorP/SprF, translating into MKRILTLGLIAFAMTAWAQQDPQWTHYMFNQVNYNPGAAGLEGSICINGLYRSQWMGFEGAPTTMNLNASMPIDALRGGLALGLMSDEEGFLTRTNVKLSYSYHLDAGDGKLGIGAYFGFLDAGISNAEWIDPNGGNGSVDPVIPTGESNAIAMDAGIGAMYRATNWYAGVSITHLPGLDNQIGAATNLTQRQHLYFTGGYDWELTFEWTLMPSAWIKYDLASISFDATVLAMYNNQFWAGVSYRLEDGIPVLLGYQLNDQLRFGASYDIGTSGLSGNNSSGSFEAFVNYCFTIEIPPKEPTKYRNVRFL; encoded by the coding sequence ATGAAGAGAATTCTTACCCTTGGACTGATTGCTTTCGCTATGACCGCCTGGGCACAGCAGGATCCGCAGTGGACGCACTACATGTTCAATCAGGTGAACTACAACCCTGGAGCAGCTGGGCTCGAGGGTTCCATCTGTATCAACGGATTATACCGATCTCAGTGGATGGGATTCGAAGGCGCACCTACTACTATGAACTTGAATGCGAGCATGCCGATCGATGCATTACGCGGAGGGCTCGCTTTAGGCTTGATGAGCGATGAAGAAGGCTTTCTTACCCGCACCAATGTTAAACTGAGTTACAGCTATCACCTCGATGCCGGAGACGGTAAGCTTGGTATAGGAGCCTACTTTGGTTTCTTGGATGCTGGAATTTCCAATGCGGAATGGATCGACCCAAACGGCGGTAATGGATCTGTCGACCCGGTGATTCCAACCGGTGAAAGTAATGCCATTGCTATGGATGCCGGAATAGGGGCTATGTATCGCGCTACGAATTGGTATGCAGGGGTTAGTATTACTCATTTACCCGGCCTGGATAATCAAATCGGAGCAGCGACCAATCTGACTCAAAGGCAGCACTTGTACTTCACTGGAGGTTATGACTGGGAGCTCACTTTTGAATGGACCTTGATGCCATCGGCATGGATCAAGTACGATTTAGCTTCAATAAGTTTTGATGCGACTGTATTGGCCATGTACAATAACCAGTTTTGGGCGGGCGTTAGCTATAGGCTCGAAGATGGAATTCCAGTATTGCTTGGTTATCAGTTGAATGATCAGTTAAGATTCGGTGCGTCGTATGATATTGGTACAAGCGGATTGAGTGGAAATAATTCAAGTGGTAGTTTCGAGGCATTCGTGAATTATTGCTTCACGATCGAGATTCCGCCGAAAGAACCTACAAAATATCGGAACGTAAGATTTTTGTAA
- a CDS encoding SUMF1/EgtB/PvdO family nonheme iron enzyme, with the protein MRKLILSALVGVLLAGCAGSDHGELVGVQNRQAWYPSDPYGMVYIPLGSFNMGANDEDVPYGLTNTSRTVSVAAFYMDQTEITNNEYRQFVFWVRDSISRLFLGENGVEGYELIEEDESGNFLDEPRLNWEESLRYDSDDEDFRYALEEMYFEPEDQFYGRRYIDPRKLIYRYFYINKRKAALKKNRYDWRTGEYGGGIDSRAEFIEERELPVYPDTLAWIHDYSYSFNEPMHDKYFWHPAFDEYPVVGVTWHQARAFANWRSRYRDAYLESDKEPYEQEFRLPTEAEWEYAARGGLANNMYPWGGPYIRNSRGCFLGNFKPLRGSYVDDGGFQTVKTTSYWPNQYGLYCMAGNVAEWTVNAYDPQAYQFSHDMNPDFQYDAKDSDPPVMKRKVIRGGSWKDIGYYLQVATRDFEYQDTAKCYIGFRCVQSFMGRDLADFQ; encoded by the coding sequence ATGAGAAAACTCATTCTTTCCGCCCTCGTGGGTGTTTTGCTCGCCGGCTGTGCGGGTTCCGACCACGGAGAGCTGGTGGGTGTTCAGAACCGTCAAGCTTGGTATCCAAGCGACCCATATGGTATGGTTTATATACCATTGGGCAGCTTCAATATGGGTGCCAACGATGAAGATGTACCTTATGGGCTGACCAATACGAGTAGAACCGTATCGGTTGCCGCATTTTACATGGATCAGACGGAAATAACGAATAACGAGTATCGCCAATTCGTTTTTTGGGTTCGCGACTCTATCTCTCGCCTTTTTTTAGGTGAAAATGGAGTTGAAGGTTACGAGCTCATTGAAGAAGACGAGTCCGGCAACTTCCTCGATGAGCCCCGATTAAATTGGGAAGAGTCATTGAGGTACGACTCTGATGACGAGGACTTCCGATACGCGCTTGAAGAAATGTATTTCGAGCCTGAGGATCAGTTCTATGGACGTCGCTACATCGATCCACGAAAGTTGATTTACCGCTACTTCTACATCAATAAGCGCAAAGCCGCTCTAAAGAAGAATCGTTACGATTGGAGAACGGGTGAATACGGCGGCGGAATCGATTCGCGAGCTGAGTTTATCGAGGAACGCGAATTACCGGTTTATCCTGATACACTGGCTTGGATTCACGACTATTCTTACAGTTTTAACGAGCCGATGCACGATAAGTATTTCTGGCACCCGGCATTTGACGAGTATCCGGTCGTTGGTGTGACCTGGCACCAAGCTAGAGCCTTTGCAAACTGGAGGTCGCGTTATCGAGATGCCTATTTGGAATCGGACAAGGAACCCTATGAGCAGGAGTTCAGACTGCCAACAGAGGCCGAGTGGGAATATGCGGCTCGCGGAGGTTTGGCTAACAATATGTACCCTTGGGGAGGACCATACATTAGAAATAGCCGAGGCTGTTTCTTAGGGAACTTTAAGCCATTACGAGGCAGCTACGTCGATGACGGAGGTTTTCAGACCGTCAAAACGACGAGTTACTGGCCGAATCAATACGGTCTATATTGTATGGCCGGTAATGTGGCTGAGTGGACGGTTAACGCCTACGATCCGCAGGCTTATCAGTTTTCACACGACATGAACCCCGACTTTCAGTACGATGCCAAGGATAGCGATCCGCCCGTAATGAAGAGAAAGGTGATTCGCGGTGGTTCATGGAAAGATATCGGATACTACTTGCAAGTGGCTACGCGTGACTTTGAGTATCAGGATACCGCAAAATGTTACATCGGCTTCCGTTGTGTGCAGTCCTTCATGGGACGCGATTTGGCGGACTTCCAATAA
- the gldL gene encoding gliding motility protein GldL: MAKLYGWGAAVVILGALFKLLHWQGADYMLIVGLGTESIIFFFSAFEKPHEEVDWSLVYPELAGMEGDDDEKKKKSNLTPTQELDNMLEEAKINGALIESLGQGLTNFGEAASKLNQTIEAAASTQQYNEEVAKAAKNMESLNALYEVQLQSSNRQSEASQALVESLATTAEDSKRLQAEVASLAQNLGALNNVYGNMLSAMGGGNKS, from the coding sequence ATGGCCAAGCTCTATGGATGGGGTGCCGCCGTGGTTATCCTTGGTGCATTATTTAAACTCTTGCACTGGCAAGGAGCGGACTACATGTTGATCGTAGGTTTGGGAACGGAGTCGATCATCTTCTTCTTTTCTGCTTTCGAAAAACCACATGAAGAAGTGGATTGGAGTTTGGTATATCCGGAATTAGCCGGTATGGAAGGCGACGATGACGAAAAGAAAAAGAAGAGCAATTTGACTCCTACACAAGAGCTTGACAATATGCTTGAAGAGGCCAAAATTAATGGCGCACTCATTGAGAGCTTAGGTCAAGGGCTTACTAATTTTGGTGAAGCTGCATCAAAATTGAATCAGACCATTGAAGCTGCTGCTTCCACACAACAATACAACGAAGAAGTGGCAAAAGCAGCGAAGAATATGGAGTCGTTGAACGCCTTGTACGAAGTTCAATTACAATCATCGAATCGTCAATCAGAAGCTTCTCAAGCGCTTGTTGAAAGCTTGGCTACTACGGCCGAAGACAGCAAACGACTCCAAGCTGAAGTAGCTTCACTTGCACAGAATCTGGGCGCATTGAATAATGTGTACGGAAACATGTTGTCTGCCATGGGCGGTGGAAACAAATCGTAG
- the gldM gene encoding gliding motility protein GldM, whose amino-acid sequence MARGIMTPRQKMINMMYLVLTALLALNVSKEILDAFVKVNDSMGVTNIKVEEKNAEVYNSFDAAMQKNPVKTKEWRDAAYAVKNEADALDKYIEELKSTLIEMAGGVDEKTGKPKKMDNREVPANYLLVKEKKATELKGKVEQFRELLIDKSSDNERLKTNLAAVFDTDKQDIGGDVKASWGKANFEHYPLMATVTFLTKMQSDVRTAESDVISYLQAKIDATDVKVNALEATAIVPNSYVFTGDTFRAEIFIAAFDSTKQPVVTVYNDFDENGNPIGDGVQVPVRDGKGIYEVPANSEGAFTWGGAVQIDGPGGDPQTYSVPPRTYQVARSAAVISPTKMNVIYRGVDNPIDVSVPGISPDKLQVTCAGCSISGSNGSYVAKAGNTGTEATIKVSAEVNGKMKNIGDMKFRIKRIPPPTAMIAGKTEGKISKSALGGTQGIGAFLQDFPFNINYRVTSFTVRAQKGEYTQTVRVTGNQFNGEVRTLIQDMKPGSDISFTNIQAKGPDGTKNCGAIVFTVQ is encoded by the coding sequence ATGGCACGTGGAATTATGACACCAAGGCAGAAGATGATCAACATGATGTACCTCGTGTTGACAGCACTTTTGGCTTTGAACGTGTCGAAGGAGATTCTGGACGCCTTTGTTAAGGTAAATGACTCCATGGGAGTCACAAACATTAAGGTGGAGGAAAAGAATGCCGAGGTTTACAATTCGTTCGATGCGGCAATGCAGAAGAACCCGGTAAAGACCAAAGAATGGCGCGATGCTGCATATGCGGTAAAGAATGAGGCCGATGCTTTGGATAAATACATCGAGGAACTAAAATCGACCTTAATAGAAATGGCTGGTGGTGTCGATGAAAAAACCGGAAAGCCAAAGAAAATGGATAACCGGGAAGTTCCGGCTAACTACCTTTTGGTTAAGGAAAAGAAAGCGACTGAGCTCAAGGGTAAGGTGGAGCAATTTCGCGAGCTCCTTATCGACAAATCATCGGATAATGAGCGTCTCAAGACCAACTTGGCTGCCGTCTTCGATACGGATAAACAAGACATCGGCGGAGATGTTAAGGCCAGCTGGGGAAAAGCCAACTTTGAGCACTACCCATTGATGGCGACCGTTACTTTCTTGACGAAAATGCAATCGGATGTTCGTACTGCGGAAAGTGATGTGATTTCGTATTTACAGGCGAAAATTGACGCAACGGATGTAAAAGTAAATGCTTTGGAGGCAACGGCTATTGTGCCCAACTCCTACGTATTTACAGGTGACACGTTCCGAGCGGAGATCTTTATCGCTGCATTTGACTCTACGAAGCAACCTGTTGTTACGGTTTATAATGACTTCGACGAAAACGGAAATCCGATCGGCGATGGTGTTCAAGTGCCAGTTCGCGACGGAAAGGGTATCTATGAAGTACCAGCCAATTCTGAGGGAGCATTTACTTGGGGTGGTGCGGTGCAGATCGACGGTCCGGGTGGAGATCCTCAGACTTACTCAGTACCTCCACGTACTTATCAAGTAGCTCGTTCTGCGGCGGTTATTTCACCGACGAAAATGAACGTGATCTACCGCGGAGTGGATAACCCGATCGATGTATCTGTGCCTGGAATTTCACCTGATAAACTTCAAGTGACTTGTGCCGGATGTTCCATTTCCGGTTCTAACGGATCTTATGTTGCGAAAGCGGGTAATACCGGTACTGAAGCGACGATCAAGGTGTCTGCTGAGGTAAATGGCAAAATGAAGAACATTGGAGATATGAAGTTCCGCATTAAGCGTATTCCTCCTCCAACAGCCATGATCGCGGGTAAAACGGAAGGTAAGATCTCGAAATCAGCCCTCGGTGGTACCCAAGGTATTGGAGCATTTTTGCAAGACTTTCCATTCAACATCAATTACCGTGTTACCTCGTTTACCGTTCGTGCCCAAAAAGGTGAGTACACTCAAACAGTACGCGTTACCGGTAACCAGTTTAATGGCGAAGTTCGCACCCTGATTCAAGATATGAAGCCCGGTTCGGACATTTCGTTTACGAATATCCAAGCTAAAGGACCCGATGGCACGAAAAACTGTGGAGCGATCGTTTTCACAGTACAGTAA
- the gldN gene encoding gliding motility protein GldN has protein sequence MKSVKGFLVVVMVGLASALSAQTVLDYNRQPTAEDDAVYIKRHFKENRVIPDHHLREADIMWMKRYWQKIDLKQKLNHPLYYPVVPIKDRKSLAEVLFQAVVNEGSITAYADDEFKRTLTPQEVSSKIFSVDSVQDFDINTGEPFWRLDTIKVESRDVLEYLLKEDWFFDKKRSVMEVRILGICPVAYKENQATGQIEKEQLFWLWFPETRPVLANHETFNRMNDAERRTFDEIFHKRIFHSYITKENNVYDRWIYDYKRYSQMEQLLEAQKIKEEIRNFEHDLWEY, from the coding sequence ATGAAGTCAGTAAAAGGATTCTTAGTAGTTGTAATGGTTGGCCTCGCCTCGGCGTTAAGTGCTCAGACCGTTCTTGACTACAACCGACAGCCGACCGCTGAGGATGATGCTGTTTATATAAAGCGTCACTTCAAAGAAAACCGTGTTATTCCAGATCACCACTTGCGAGAGGCGGATATCATGTGGATGAAACGGTATTGGCAAAAGATCGATTTGAAACAAAAATTGAATCACCCGTTGTATTACCCGGTGGTTCCGATCAAGGATCGTAAGTCATTGGCCGAAGTATTGTTTCAAGCAGTCGTCAACGAAGGATCCATTACGGCATATGCGGACGATGAATTCAAAAGAACGCTGACTCCCCAGGAGGTATCTTCGAAGATATTCTCAGTGGATAGTGTTCAGGATTTTGATATCAATACCGGAGAACCTTTTTGGCGATTAGATACCATTAAGGTTGAAAGCCGCGATGTATTGGAATACCTTTTGAAAGAAGATTGGTTTTTCGATAAGAAGCGTTCGGTAATGGAAGTGCGTATCTTGGGAATTTGTCCAGTGGCTTACAAGGAGAATCAGGCAACGGGTCAGATAGAGAAAGAACAGCTCTTTTGGCTATGGTTCCCCGAAACTCGGCCTGTACTCGCGAATCACGAAACCTTCAATCGCATGAACGATGCCGAGAGAAGAACATTTGACGAGATTTTCCATAAACGCATTTTCCATAGTTATATAACGAAGGAGAACAACGTTTACGACCGCTGGATCTATGATTATAAGAGGTATTCACAAATGGAACAGTTGCTAGAAGCTCAGAAGATCAAAGAAGAGATTCGTAACTTCGAGCATGACCTCTGGGAATACTAA